A region of Schistosoma mansoni strain Puerto Rico chromosome 1, complete genome DNA encodes the following proteins:
- a CDS encoding splicing factor 3b, subunit 1-related, producing the protein MTTENGEIRRPTIADREDEYRSRRRLLMISPARVDPFADGDQTPDHRLSTYKDIMLNQQLTKEQRALQAEIAERGKTGTLRMDSEVPTKRRRWDQPTTDVNGVKNDASTPAATPSTPSKRWGDDALTPSRPPSALTGASTPGSRSQWDDTPGRAKDPGATPGQSVRQWSETPHFAATPGRETGSSAFGGTPSARRNRWDETPHTERYGADTPGHGAGWAETPRADRTPGGVESIQDTPSSMVYGPGSTPSSIAAAAALAVKRRSRWDETPLKAGSTPGGLTPSQTPGSFTPSSAMGGITPGATPGGFNAASAFTPSGTTPTGLRAMAMATPNFGSAAITIPGAGIPMTPEQLQVYAWQKEIDDRNRPLTDEDLDELLPPGYKIMPPPAGYVPIRTPAHRLVATPTPMIGGTPMGFRIGTPDIGTTAGFGMNATGGNAAALGDMQPKGANLPMMRPDDLQYFDKLLQDVDEDTLPPEEARERKIMTFLLKIKNGTPPMRKSALRQITEKAREFGAGPLFKQILPLLMSPTLEDQERHLLVKVIDRILYKLDDLVRPFVHKILVVIEPLLIDEDYYARVEGREIISNLAKAAGLATMISTMRPDIDNMDEYVRNTTARAFAVVASALGIPSLLPFLKAVCKSKKSWQARHTGIKIVQQISILMGCAILPHLRSLVEIIEHGLVDEQQKVRTITALALAALAEAATPYGIESFDSVLEPLWRGIRTHRGKGLAAFLKAIGYLIPLMDAEYANYYTREVMLILIREFQSPDEEMKKIVLKVVKQCCATDGVEPDYIKSEILPPFFRSFWTQRMALDRRNYRQLVDTTVEIANKVGAADIISRIVDDLKDESEPYRKMVMETIEKVMSALGSTEVDARLEEQLIDGILYAFQEQSTEDAVMLIGFGTIVQSLGKRVKPYLPQICGTILWRLNNKSAKVRQQAADLISRIAGVMKVCQEEKLMGHLGVVLYEYLGEEYPEVLGSILGALKAIVNVIGMTKMTPPIKELLPRLTPILKNRHEKVEENCIDLVGRIADRGSEYVSSREWMRICFELLELLKAHKKSIRRATVNTFGYIAKAIGPHDVLATLLNNLKVSRASKSCLHNCCHCYRCRDM; encoded by the exons ATGACCACCGAGAATG GTGAAATTCGCCGTCCAACTATTGCTGATCGTGAGGATGAATATCGTTCGCGTCGTCGATTGCTGATGATTTCTCCAGCCAGAGTAGACCCGTTCGCTGACG GCGATCAAACACCGGATCACCGTCTATCAACGTACAAAGATATTATGCTCAACCAGCAACTCACCAAGGAACAACGGGCATTACAGGCAGAGATAGCCGAAAGAGGCAAAACTGGGACGCTGCGAATGGACTCAGAAGTTCCCACAAAAAGACGAAGATGGGATCAGCCTACCACAGATGTCAACGGGGTAAAGAATGACGCTTCAACTCCTGCTGCTACTCCATCAACTCCTTCGAAGCGTTGGGGGGATGACGCACTCACTCCTTCACGTCCACCCTCTGCACTAACAGGAGCCTCAACCCCTGGAAGCCGGTCACAGTGGGATGATACTCCCGGGAGAGCGAAAGACCCTGGTGCAACCCCTGGGCAAAGCGTTAGGCAATGGTCAGAAACTCCCCACTTCGCAGCTACTCCAGGGCGAGAAACAGGAAGTTCTGCATTTGGT GGGACACCTAGTGCTAGACGTAACCGTTGGGATGAAACTCCCCACACTGAAAGGTATGGCGCCGATACACCAGGTCATGGTGCTGGATGGGCAGAAACCCCCAGAGCTGATCGAACTCCTGGCGGTGTAGAGTCAATTCAAGACACACCATCTTCGATGGTTTATGGACCGGGTTCCACTCCATCAAGCATTGCTGCTGCGGCCGCACTTGCCGTTAAGCGTAGATCTAGATGGGACGAAACTCCACTAAAAGCAGGATCAACTCCAGGTGGCTTAACACCATCTCAG ACTCCAGGTAGCTTCACACCTTCAAGTGCTATGGGGGGAATTACGCCAGGAGCAACCCCTGGAGGCTTTAATGCAGCCAGCGCTTTCACCCCTTCTGGAACTACTCCAACAGGTTTACGGGCTATGGCTATGGCCACACCGAATTTCGGGTCTGCTGCCATAACAATACCAGGAGCAGGAATCCCAATGACTCCCGAACAGCTACAAGTATATGCTTGGCAGAAGGAAATCGATGATCGAAACAGGCCGCTAACTGACGAGGATTTAGATGAGTTGTTGCCTCCAG GTTATAAAATTATGCCACCTCCCGCCGGTTACGTCCCAATAAGAACTCCTGCTCATCGATTGGTAGCAACACCTACTCCAATGATCGGAGGGACTCCAATGGGCTTTAGAATCGGCACACCTGATATTGGGACAACAGCTGGGTTTGGTATGAATGCGACCGGAGGTAATGCTGCTGCTCTTGGTGACATGCAACCCAAAGGAGCAAATTTACCCATGATGAGACCTGATGACCTACAGTATTTTGATAAACTGCTACAA GATGTCGATGAGGACACTCTTCCGCCTGAGGAGGCACGTGAAAGAAAGATAATGACATTTTTGCTCAAGATTAAAAATGGCACTCCTCCAATGCGTAAATCAGCCCTAAGGCAAATCACAGAGAAAGCAAGAGAATTCGGTGCGGGACCTTTGTTTAAACAAATACTACCCCTTCTGATGTCTCCTACATTAGAAGATCAAGAACGCCATTTGTTAGTGAAG GTCATCGATCGTATTTTGTATAAACTGGATGATCTTGTCCGTCCGTTTGTTCACAAAATTTTGGTTGTTATTGAACCCCTACTTATTGATGAAGATTATTATGCTCGTGTCGAGGGACGAGAAATAATATCTAATCTCGCGAAA GCTGCCGGACTTGCTACCATGATTTCTACTATGCGTCCCGACATTGATAATATGGACGAATATGTGCGTAATACAACTGCAAGAGCGTTTGCTGTCGTTGCATCAGCCCTAGGAATCCCTAGTTTGTTGCCATTTTTAAAAGCCGTTTGCAAATCTAAAAAATCTTGGCAAGCTAGACATACTGGCATCAAGATTGTCCAACAAATATCCATCCTTATGGGTTGTGCAATTCTACCGCATTTGCGGTCTTTAGTGGAAATTATTGAACATGGTTTAGTTGATGAACAACAAAAAGTTCGCACCATTACAGCATTGGCCTTGGCTGCTCTTGCTGAAGCAGCCACTCCTTATGGCATAGAATCGTTTGACTCCGTTTTGGAACCTTTGTGGCGTGGTATAAGAACTCATCGAGGCAAAGGTTTAGCTGCTTTCCTCAAGGCTATTGGCTACCTCATCCCTCTAATGGATGCAGAGTATGCCAATTATTATACCCGTGAAGTTATGTTAATCTTGATCCGTGAGTTTCAGTCTCCTGatgaagaaatgaaaaaaatcgtTCTTAAAGTAGTCAAGCAGTGCTGTGCAACGGACGGTGTTGAACCTGATTATATTAAGTCAGAAATTCTACCACCGTTTTTCCGTAGCTTTTGGACACAACGTATGGCTCTAGATCGGCGCAATTACAGACAG CTGGTTGATACAACTGTGGAAATAGCAAATAAAGTCGGTGCAGCTGATATCATCTCTAGAATTGTAGATGACCTCAAAGATGAGTCCGAACCTTATCGTAAAATGGTGATGGAGACTATCGAAAAAGTTATGTCTGCACTAGGAAGCACAGAAGTTGATGCTCGACTTGAAGAACAATTAATCGATGGTATATTGTATGCTTTCCAGGAACAAAGTACCGAA GACGCTGTCATGTTGATCGGCTTTGGAACTATTGTACAATCACTTGGTAAACGTGTCAAACCGTACTTGCCCCAAATTTGTGGTACAATCTTATGGCGTCTTAATAACAAATCGGCTAAAGTTCGTCAGCAGGCGGCCGACCTTATTAGTCGTATTGCTGGTGTAATGAAAGTGTGCCAAGAAGAAAAACTAATGGGTCATTTGGGTGTAGTTTTATATGAATACCTTGGTGAAGAATATCCGGAAGTACTTGGAAGTATTTTGGGTGCCCTTAAGGCTATTGTAAATGTAATTGGTATGACCAAAATGACTCCTCCAATTAAAGAACTTCTGCCGAGATTGACACCAATATTGAAAAACAG GCACGAAAAAGTCGAAGAGAACTGTATCGATCTTGTTGGACGAATAGCAGACCGTGGATCAGAGTATGTCTCTTCTAGAGAATGGATGCGTATCTGCTTTGAACTCTTGGAATTATTAAAAGCGCATAAAAAATCAATTCGACGAGCGACTGTTAACACTTTTGGTTATATTGCCAAAGCAATCGGTCCACATGATGTTTTGGCGACTCTCTTAAATAATTTAAAG GTTTCAAGAGCGTCAAAATCGTGTTTGCACAACTGTTGCCATTGCTATCGTTGCAGAGACATGTAG
- a CDS encoding splicing factor 3b, subunit 1-related, producing the protein MLNQQLTKEQRALQAEIAERGKTGTLRMDSEVPTKRRRWDQPTTDVNGVKNDASTPAATPSTPSKRWGDDALTPSRPPSALTGASTPGSRSQWDDTPGRAKDPGATPGQSVRQWSETPHFAATPGRETGSSAFGGTPSARRNRWDETPHTERYGADTPGHGAGWAETPRADRTPGGVESIQDTPSSMVYGPGSTPSSIAAAAALAVKRRSRWDETPLKAGSTPGGLTPSQTPGSFTPSSAMGGITPGATPGGFNAASAFTPSGTTPTGLRAMAMATPNFGSAAITIPGAGIPMTPEQLQVYAWQKEIDDRNRPLTDEDLDELLPPGYKIMPPPAGYVPIRTPAHRLVATPTPMIGGTPMGFRIGTPDIGTTAGFGMNATGGNAAALGDMQPKGANLPMMRPDDLQYFDKLLQDVDEDTLPPEEARERKIMTFLLKIKNGTPPMRKSALRQITEKAREFGAGPLFKQILPLLMSPTLEDQERHLLVKVIDRILYKLDDLVRPFVHKILVVIEPLLIDEDYYARVEGREIISNLAKAAGLATMISTMRPDIDNMDEYVRNTTARAFAVVASALGIPSLLPFLKAVCKSKKSWQARHTGIKIVQQISILMGCAILPHLRSLVEIIEHGLVDEQQKVRTITALALAALAEAATPYGIESFDSVLEPLWRGIRTHRGKGLAAFLKAIGYLIPLMDAEYANYYTREVMLILIREFQSPDEEMKKIVLKVVKQCCATDGVEPDYIKSEILPPFFRSFWTQRMALDRRNYRQLVDTTVEIANKVGAADIISRIVDDLKDESEPYRKMVMETIEKVMSALGSTEVDARLEEQLIDGILYAFQEQSTEDAVMLIGFGTIVQSLGKRVKPYLPQICGTILWRLNNKSAKVRQQAADLISRIAGVMKVCQEEKLMGHLGVVLYEYLGEEYPEVLGSILGALKAIVNVIGMTKMTPPIKELLPRLTPILKNRHEKVEENCIDLVGRIADRGSEYVSSREWMRICFELLELLKAHKKSIRRATVNTFGYIAKAIGPHDVLATLLNNLKVSRASKSCLHNCCHCYRCRDM; encoded by the exons ATGCTCAACCAGCAACTCACCAAGGAACAACGGGCATTACAGGCAGAGATAGCCGAAAGAGGCAAAACTGGGACGCTGCGAATGGACTCAGAAGTTCCCACAAAAAGACGAAGATGGGATCAGCCTACCACAGATGTCAACGGGGTAAAGAATGACGCTTCAACTCCTGCTGCTACTCCATCAACTCCTTCGAAGCGTTGGGGGGATGACGCACTCACTCCTTCACGTCCACCCTCTGCACTAACAGGAGCCTCAACCCCTGGAAGCCGGTCACAGTGGGATGATACTCCCGGGAGAGCGAAAGACCCTGGTGCAACCCCTGGGCAAAGCGTTAGGCAATGGTCAGAAACTCCCCACTTCGCAGCTACTCCAGGGCGAGAAACAGGAAGTTCTGCATTTGGT GGGACACCTAGTGCTAGACGTAACCGTTGGGATGAAACTCCCCACACTGAAAGGTATGGCGCCGATACACCAGGTCATGGTGCTGGATGGGCAGAAACCCCCAGAGCTGATCGAACTCCTGGCGGTGTAGAGTCAATTCAAGACACACCATCTTCGATGGTTTATGGACCGGGTTCCACTCCATCAAGCATTGCTGCTGCGGCCGCACTTGCCGTTAAGCGTAGATCTAGATGGGACGAAACTCCACTAAAAGCAGGATCAACTCCAGGTGGCTTAACACCATCTCAG ACTCCAGGTAGCTTCACACCTTCAAGTGCTATGGGGGGAATTACGCCAGGAGCAACCCCTGGAGGCTTTAATGCAGCCAGCGCTTTCACCCCTTCTGGAACTACTCCAACAGGTTTACGGGCTATGGCTATGGCCACACCGAATTTCGGGTCTGCTGCCATAACAATACCAGGAGCAGGAATCCCAATGACTCCCGAACAGCTACAAGTATATGCTTGGCAGAAGGAAATCGATGATCGAAACAGGCCGCTAACTGACGAGGATTTAGATGAGTTGTTGCCTCCAG GTTATAAAATTATGCCACCTCCCGCCGGTTACGTCCCAATAAGAACTCCTGCTCATCGATTGGTAGCAACACCTACTCCAATGATCGGAGGGACTCCAATGGGCTTTAGAATCGGCACACCTGATATTGGGACAACAGCTGGGTTTGGTATGAATGCGACCGGAGGTAATGCTGCTGCTCTTGGTGACATGCAACCCAAAGGAGCAAATTTACCCATGATGAGACCTGATGACCTACAGTATTTTGATAAACTGCTACAA GATGTCGATGAGGACACTCTTCCGCCTGAGGAGGCACGTGAAAGAAAGATAATGACATTTTTGCTCAAGATTAAAAATGGCACTCCTCCAATGCGTAAATCAGCCCTAAGGCAAATCACAGAGAAAGCAAGAGAATTCGGTGCGGGACCTTTGTTTAAACAAATACTACCCCTTCTGATGTCTCCTACATTAGAAGATCAAGAACGCCATTTGTTAGTGAAG GTCATCGATCGTATTTTGTATAAACTGGATGATCTTGTCCGTCCGTTTGTTCACAAAATTTTGGTTGTTATTGAACCCCTACTTATTGATGAAGATTATTATGCTCGTGTCGAGGGACGAGAAATAATATCTAATCTCGCGAAA GCTGCCGGACTTGCTACCATGATTTCTACTATGCGTCCCGACATTGATAATATGGACGAATATGTGCGTAATACAACTGCAAGAGCGTTTGCTGTCGTTGCATCAGCCCTAGGAATCCCTAGTTTGTTGCCATTTTTAAAAGCCGTTTGCAAATCTAAAAAATCTTGGCAAGCTAGACATACTGGCATCAAGATTGTCCAACAAATATCCATCCTTATGGGTTGTGCAATTCTACCGCATTTGCGGTCTTTAGTGGAAATTATTGAACATGGTTTAGTTGATGAACAACAAAAAGTTCGCACCATTACAGCATTGGCCTTGGCTGCTCTTGCTGAAGCAGCCACTCCTTATGGCATAGAATCGTTTGACTCCGTTTTGGAACCTTTGTGGCGTGGTATAAGAACTCATCGAGGCAAAGGTTTAGCTGCTTTCCTCAAGGCTATTGGCTACCTCATCCCTCTAATGGATGCAGAGTATGCCAATTATTATACCCGTGAAGTTATGTTAATCTTGATCCGTGAGTTTCAGTCTCCTGatgaagaaatgaaaaaaatcgtTCTTAAAGTAGTCAAGCAGTGCTGTGCAACGGACGGTGTTGAACCTGATTATATTAAGTCAGAAATTCTACCACCGTTTTTCCGTAGCTTTTGGACACAACGTATGGCTCTAGATCGGCGCAATTACAGACAG CTGGTTGATACAACTGTGGAAATAGCAAATAAAGTCGGTGCAGCTGATATCATCTCTAGAATTGTAGATGACCTCAAAGATGAGTCCGAACCTTATCGTAAAATGGTGATGGAGACTATCGAAAAAGTTATGTCTGCACTAGGAAGCACAGAAGTTGATGCTCGACTTGAAGAACAATTAATCGATGGTATATTGTATGCTTTCCAGGAACAAAGTACCGAA GACGCTGTCATGTTGATCGGCTTTGGAACTATTGTACAATCACTTGGTAAACGTGTCAAACCGTACTTGCCCCAAATTTGTGGTACAATCTTATGGCGTCTTAATAACAAATCGGCTAAAGTTCGTCAGCAGGCGGCCGACCTTATTAGTCGTATTGCTGGTGTAATGAAAGTGTGCCAAGAAGAAAAACTAATGGGTCATTTGGGTGTAGTTTTATATGAATACCTTGGTGAAGAATATCCGGAAGTACTTGGAAGTATTTTGGGTGCCCTTAAGGCTATTGTAAATGTAATTGGTATGACCAAAATGACTCCTCCAATTAAAGAACTTCTGCCGAGATTGACACCAATATTGAAAAACAG GCACGAAAAAGTCGAAGAGAACTGTATCGATCTTGTTGGACGAATAGCAGACCGTGGATCAGAGTATGTCTCTTCTAGAGAATGGATGCGTATCTGCTTTGAACTCTTGGAATTATTAAAAGCGCATAAAAAATCAATTCGACGAGCGACTGTTAACACTTTTGGTTATATTGCCAAAGCAATCGGTCCACATGATGTTTTGGCGACTCTCTTAAATAATTTAAAG GTTTCAAGAGCGTCAAAATCGTGTTTGCACAACTGTTGCCATTGCTATCGTTGCAGAGACATGTAG
- a CDS encoding splicing factor 3b, subunit 1-related: MVYGPGSTPSSIAAAAALAVKRRSRWDETPLKAGSTPGGLTPSQTPGSFTPSSAMGGITPGATPGGFNAASAFTPSGTTPTGLRAMAMATPNFGSAAITIPGAGIPMTPEQLQVYAWQKEIDDRNRPLTDEDLDELLPPGYKIMPPPAGYVPIRTPAHRLVATPTPMIGGTPMGFRIGTPDIGTTAGFGMNATGGNAAALGDMQPKGANLPMMRPDDLQYFDKLLQDVDEDTLPPEEARERKIMTFLLKIKNGTPPMRKSALRQITEKAREFGAGPLFKQILPLLMSPTLEDQERHLLVKVIDRILYKLDDLVRPFVHKILVVIEPLLIDEDYYARVEGREIISNLAKAAGLATMISTMRPDIDNMDEYVRNTTARAFAVVASALGIPSLLPFLKAVCKSKKSWQARHTGIKIVQQISILMGCAILPHLRSLVEIIEHGLVDEQQKVRTITALALAALAEAATPYGIESFDSVLEPLWRGIRTHRGKGLAAFLKAIGYLIPLMDAEYANYYTREVMLILIREFQSPDEEMKKIVLKVVKQCCATDGVEPDYIKSEILPPFFRSFWTQRMALDRRNYRQLVDTTVEIANKVGAADIISRIVDDLKDESEPYRKMVMETIEKVMSALGSTEVDARLEEQLIDGILYAFQEQSTEDAVMLIGFGTIVQSLGKRVKPYLPQICGTILWRLNNKSAKVRQQAADLISRIAGVMKVCQEEKLMGHLGVVLYEYLGEEYPEVLGSILGALKAIVNVIGMTKMTPPIKELLPRLTPILKNRHEKVEENCIDLVGRIADRGSEYVSSREWMRICFELLELLKAHKKSIRRATVNTFGYIAKAIGPHDVLATLLNNLKVSRASKSCLHNCCHCYRCRDM; encoded by the exons ATGGTTTATGGACCGGGTTCCACTCCATCAAGCATTGCTGCTGCGGCCGCACTTGCCGTTAAGCGTAGATCTAGATGGGACGAAACTCCACTAAAAGCAGGATCAACTCCAGGTGGCTTAACACCATCTCAG ACTCCAGGTAGCTTCACACCTTCAAGTGCTATGGGGGGAATTACGCCAGGAGCAACCCCTGGAGGCTTTAATGCAGCCAGCGCTTTCACCCCTTCTGGAACTACTCCAACAGGTTTACGGGCTATGGCTATGGCCACACCGAATTTCGGGTCTGCTGCCATAACAATACCAGGAGCAGGAATCCCAATGACTCCCGAACAGCTACAAGTATATGCTTGGCAGAAGGAAATCGATGATCGAAACAGGCCGCTAACTGACGAGGATTTAGATGAGTTGTTGCCTCCAG GTTATAAAATTATGCCACCTCCCGCCGGTTACGTCCCAATAAGAACTCCTGCTCATCGATTGGTAGCAACACCTACTCCAATGATCGGAGGGACTCCAATGGGCTTTAGAATCGGCACACCTGATATTGGGACAACAGCTGGGTTTGGTATGAATGCGACCGGAGGTAATGCTGCTGCTCTTGGTGACATGCAACCCAAAGGAGCAAATTTACCCATGATGAGACCTGATGACCTACAGTATTTTGATAAACTGCTACAA GATGTCGATGAGGACACTCTTCCGCCTGAGGAGGCACGTGAAAGAAAGATAATGACATTTTTGCTCAAGATTAAAAATGGCACTCCTCCAATGCGTAAATCAGCCCTAAGGCAAATCACAGAGAAAGCAAGAGAATTCGGTGCGGGACCTTTGTTTAAACAAATACTACCCCTTCTGATGTCTCCTACATTAGAAGATCAAGAACGCCATTTGTTAGTGAAG GTCATCGATCGTATTTTGTATAAACTGGATGATCTTGTCCGTCCGTTTGTTCACAAAATTTTGGTTGTTATTGAACCCCTACTTATTGATGAAGATTATTATGCTCGTGTCGAGGGACGAGAAATAATATCTAATCTCGCGAAA GCTGCCGGACTTGCTACCATGATTTCTACTATGCGTCCCGACATTGATAATATGGACGAATATGTGCGTAATACAACTGCAAGAGCGTTTGCTGTCGTTGCATCAGCCCTAGGAATCCCTAGTTTGTTGCCATTTTTAAAAGCCGTTTGCAAATCTAAAAAATCTTGGCAAGCTAGACATACTGGCATCAAGATTGTCCAACAAATATCCATCCTTATGGGTTGTGCAATTCTACCGCATTTGCGGTCTTTAGTGGAAATTATTGAACATGGTTTAGTTGATGAACAACAAAAAGTTCGCACCATTACAGCATTGGCCTTGGCTGCTCTTGCTGAAGCAGCCACTCCTTATGGCATAGAATCGTTTGACTCCGTTTTGGAACCTTTGTGGCGTGGTATAAGAACTCATCGAGGCAAAGGTTTAGCTGCTTTCCTCAAGGCTATTGGCTACCTCATCCCTCTAATGGATGCAGAGTATGCCAATTATTATACCCGTGAAGTTATGTTAATCTTGATCCGTGAGTTTCAGTCTCCTGatgaagaaatgaaaaaaatcgtTCTTAAAGTAGTCAAGCAGTGCTGTGCAACGGACGGTGTTGAACCTGATTATATTAAGTCAGAAATTCTACCACCGTTTTTCCGTAGCTTTTGGACACAACGTATGGCTCTAGATCGGCGCAATTACAGACAG CTGGTTGATACAACTGTGGAAATAGCAAATAAAGTCGGTGCAGCTGATATCATCTCTAGAATTGTAGATGACCTCAAAGATGAGTCCGAACCTTATCGTAAAATGGTGATGGAGACTATCGAAAAAGTTATGTCTGCACTAGGAAGCACAGAAGTTGATGCTCGACTTGAAGAACAATTAATCGATGGTATATTGTATGCTTTCCAGGAACAAAGTACCGAA GACGCTGTCATGTTGATCGGCTTTGGAACTATTGTACAATCACTTGGTAAACGTGTCAAACCGTACTTGCCCCAAATTTGTGGTACAATCTTATGGCGTCTTAATAACAAATCGGCTAAAGTTCGTCAGCAGGCGGCCGACCTTATTAGTCGTATTGCTGGTGTAATGAAAGTGTGCCAAGAAGAAAAACTAATGGGTCATTTGGGTGTAGTTTTATATGAATACCTTGGTGAAGAATATCCGGAAGTACTTGGAAGTATTTTGGGTGCCCTTAAGGCTATTGTAAATGTAATTGGTATGACCAAAATGACTCCTCCAATTAAAGAACTTCTGCCGAGATTGACACCAATATTGAAAAACAG GCACGAAAAAGTCGAAGAGAACTGTATCGATCTTGTTGGACGAATAGCAGACCGTGGATCAGAGTATGTCTCTTCTAGAGAATGGATGCGTATCTGCTTTGAACTCTTGGAATTATTAAAAGCGCATAAAAAATCAATTCGACGAGCGACTGTTAACACTTTTGGTTATATTGCCAAAGCAATCGGTCCACATGATGTTTTGGCGACTCTCTTAAATAATTTAAAG GTTTCAAGAGCGTCAAAATCGTGTTTGCACAACTGTTGCCATTGCTATCGTTGCAGAGACATGTAG